The DNA window CTTCAACAACTTCCTTTTCTTTTTTTCTTCTTTTTAATAATAACCATAATAGTAATATTATTAAAATAATTAAAAGTAAGAATAATAATATTTTTATTATTAAAGATTGTTGATTAACTCTTTCTTTATTTTCATTTTCAATATTTTCAATAAATGGATTTTCAAATTCTTTATCGCTTACTTTAGCAGCTAAAATTTGACGACCATTTGTTGAACTGTTTTCACATGTACTTAATAAAACAATTTGATCTGTTGCCTTAATATTAATATTTCTTGAATATTTGGCAATAGAGTTTAAATAAGAAAGATATTGAGTTATCTCATTTTTACCTTTAACATTAGGATTATAAAGTTTATAATTGTATGCATCTACTTCAAAAAATGCAAAGAATTCTAATCCATGACCTTTTTCATTAAAATAAATATTTCCATATTTATGATTATCAAAAAACTCTTTATCATTAAATAAATCAATATTACCAAACATTGCATCACCATCCATGTGATGACCATAAATGATATTATTAAAATCTTTAAATTTTCGATTGTTTCGATAATCTAAATAAAGACTTCCAGCTAATGATGGCTCTTTTTTAGCATTAATACTCAAGTATTTTGAATTGTTGCTAGTGTGTGTTATTGGATAATCAATTTTAGTACCATAAACATCAAGCCATGCAATTACCTCTTTATTTAATTTTTTAAGCTCATCAAATGAAGAGTTATCATCACTTTCACTTGATGGCTTATATGCTGTATATTTGTCAGAACTTGCTTCAAATATTACTTGTTTATTATCCCACATTGCATAACTACCATAAATAATGAACAACAAGAATATTAACAATACAATATAATCAACAATATTATTTAATCCACGAACAAATTTAATACTTGGCGATTCTTTTTCTTCAAAAGTATTTTTACTTTTATTTTTTTTCATAATCACCCTTAATTTATTTTAACTTTTATTGGTGTCTTCTTCTTTTTGTTACGTAGAATCCAATTCCACCAATACCTACAGCAATTAAAATTAAGAATGGTAAGTTTTCAAAAATTAATCCAGTAACACTAATATCTTTTTCAGTATTAATAGCAAGTGCATAGTTTTCACCTTCACCAATTAATGTATCTGGGTTTTTTACACCAGCATTTATATTAAGTACTAAATCACCAGTTGCTTCTAGGATGCTTGTGACAACGCCATTCGAGCTAATTTCACCCTCACTTTTATATTTTGCATCCGCTGTTTCAACAGCATAAAATTTAGTTCCTGTTGGTAAACCTTCAAATACTGCAGCTTGACCATGAGCTAATAAAATACTTGCAGTTCCTGTTCCATTTACTGTAAGAGTTCCTTCTGAACCAGCAATTTTTGTACCATCTTGCGTCAAATAATAATCATAAGTATTTGAACCCGTTACATTTGCTGCTGCAGCAAAATTAACTGTAAAACTAAATTTCTTTAATTTATCAGCATAATCTCCAACTACTTCTTTTTTAACTGATAAAGTAGCAGTTTTTGAATAATCACTACTAAATAACATTGCTTTACCATTTTCTGAACCATCAATTTTAACTTTCGTAACTGAAGCTCCTTCATCATCTAAAAGTTGATATACTGTTACTCCACCAAGCTCTAACCCAGTGCCATTATTTTTTATGAAAATATGAATTTCGTATTTTGCAGCTGAATCAGATAAAGCATCATTTGGCGCTGCAGAAAATACTTTTGATTTTTCAACAACTGTATAAACATACTCTCCAGCTCTTTTAAAGCCGTTTGCACCACTCATTGCTGGGATAACAACTGGCTCACCTTTTTTTACACTAACAATTGGAGTTCCTGTTCCAGCATCTGCTGAACTAAATGAAACTGCTACATCCGCAATTGGAGGCACCATTGACAAATCTGTTGTACCACCATTAAAACTAAATGGTGTAAACTCATAATTAAAAGTTGCTGTTGGTGTTGTTGTTCCATCAGACTTTTTTATTTCTTTGTAAATATACGGATTCGTAAAGACATCTGCCGCCGATACTTTTGAATCAAAGCTTAAAAAGGTAACAAATGCTACCATTAAAGCTAAAGCACTACCTATAATTTTCTTGAATTTTGTGTTTTTTCTTTCCATTTTTTTTCCTCTTTCCTTTTTTAAATTTCACGTTGCCTAAATAAACTCATTGCTTTTCCTAAAATATCACTTTTATTAACTGGACCATAAATTCTGCTATCAATAGAATCCTTTCTATTATCAGCTAATAAGAATACTTGATTCTTTTCTAAAGTTACTGGAAAATTTGTACCATCAACATATCGTAATGTATCGGTTGTTATTGCTGGTTCATACTGTAATGAGCCATTAATTTCTAACCCATCATTTGTAATATTAACTGTATCACCAGCCATAGCAACTACTCTTCTAACTTGCTTTTTCCCTTCATATTCAACTACAACTACATCACCAACGACAATCTTCTTATCCAATCGGTAATATAAAACCAAATCACGATTTTTTATTGATAAAGACATTGTTGAATCTTTCACTCGCATAATTCCAA is part of the Bacilli bacterium PM5-9 genome and encodes:
- a CDS encoding sortase B (product_source=KO:K08600; cath_funfam=1.10.287.70; cog=COG4509; ko=KO:K08600; pfam=PF04203; superfamily=63817; tigrfam=TIGR03064; transmembrane_helix_parts=Inside_1_25,TMhelix_26_48,Outside_49_280,TMhelix_281_303,Inside_304_315) — translated: MKKNKSKNTFEEKESPSIKFVRGLNNIVDYIVLLIFLLFIIYGSYAMWDNKQVIFEASSDKYTAYKPSSESDDNSSFDELKKLNKEVIAWLDVYGTKIDYPITHTSNNSKYLSINAKKEPSLAGSLYLDYRNNRKFKDFNNIIYGHHMDGDAMFGNIDLFNDKEFFDNHKYGNIYFNEKGHGLEFFAFFEVDAYNYKLYNPNVKGKNEITQYLSYLNSIAKYSRNINIKATDQIVLLSTCENSSTNGRQILAAKVSDKEFENPFIENIENENKERVNQQSLIIKILLFLLLIILIILLLWLLLKRRKKEKEVVEE
- a CDS encoding hypothetical protein (product_source=Hypo-rule applied; cleavage_site_network=SignalP-noTM; superfamily=52833; transmembrane_helix_parts=Inside_1_10,TMhelix_11_28,Outside_29_358,TMhelix_359_381,Inside_382_388): MERKNTKFKKIIGSALALMVAFVTFLSFDSKVSAADVFTNPYIYKEIKKSDGTTTPTATFNYEFTPFSFNGGTTDLSMVPPIADVAVSFSSADAGTGTPIVSVKKGEPVVIPAMSGANGFKRAGEYVYTVVEKSKVFSAAPNDALSDSAAKYEIHIFIKNNGTGLELGGVTVYQLLDDEGASVTKVKIDGSENGKAMLFSSDYSKTATLSVKKEVVGDYADKLKKFSFTVNFAAAANVTGSNTYDYYLTQDGTKIAGSEGTLTVNGTGTASILLAHGQAAVFEGLPTGTKFYAVETADAKYKSEGEISSNGVVTSILEATGDLVLNINAGVKNPDTLIGEGENYALAINTEKDISVTGLIFENLPFLILIAVGIGGIGFYVTKRRRHQ
- a CDS encoding signal peptidase I (product_source=KO:K03100; cath_funfam=2.10.109.10; cog=COG4959; ko=KO:K03100; pfam=PF10502; superfamily=51306; tigrfam=TIGR02227; transmembrane_helix_parts=Inside_1_22,TMhelix_23_45,Outside_46_179), coding for METQHIAIEKQIIRPKTSLKKEIGLLLMKIAFVILIFIVLFTFIFGIMRVKDSTMSLSIKNRDLVLYYRLDKKIVVGDVVVVEYEGKKQVRRVVAMAGDTVNITNDGLEINGSLQYEPAITTDTLRYVDGTNFPVTLEKNQVFLLADNRKDSIDSRIYGPVNKSDILGKAMSLFRQREI